A region from the Cryptosporangium arvum DSM 44712 genome encodes:
- a CDS encoding DUF2795 domain-containing protein, producing MERSDKHGPRQDDAMARETRGLVQGGRSGRAEEWLDPEAPGEDQPEADFAPDATLVGGIPEGLTPEGVAERSELASYLGRAVYPAYRDQIIDRLVENNAPTRLVTVVRDLPADAQYENAGSIAQALGLGHEEQRF from the coding sequence ATGGAACGCAGCGACAAACACGGACCACGGCAGGACGACGCGATGGCCCGCGAGACGCGTGGGCTCGTTCAAGGGGGACGCTCGGGACGCGCCGAGGAGTGGCTCGACCCGGAAGCGCCCGGCGAGGACCAGCCCGAGGCCGACTTCGCGCCCGACGCCACCCTCGTCGGCGGCATCCCCGAGGGGCTCACGCCGGAGGGCGTCGCCGAGCGCTCGGAACTCGCCTCGTACCTCGGTCGGGCCGTCTACCCCGCGTACCGCGACCAGATCATCGACCGGCTGGTCGAGAACAACGCTCCCACGCGCCTGGTGACGGTCGTGCGCGACCTACCAGCCGACGCGCAGTACGAGAACGCGGGCTCGATCGCGCAGGCCCTGGGTCTGGGCCACGAAGAGCAGCGGTTCTAG
- a CDS encoding flavin reductase family protein, with protein sequence MTNASPQITPDQVKSALGRFATGVVVLSIRDGKPPVGAPPGAFDVDPDEDFDDPADDIAATLTAFMPVSLFPPIVAISVDLSSYLAEVLQRRGHWGLSVLGSSQAALAGRFSAAGRPSARLLLASEEHHRGALTGALLLDRAGATLECVTDSHREVGDHLLVTAAVVGAAIGTKDPLVRYDRAYRQLTRRD encoded by the coding sequence GTGACGAACGCCTCGCCCCAAATCACGCCTGACCAGGTCAAATCTGCACTTGGCCGGTTCGCAACCGGTGTCGTGGTGCTCAGCATCCGGGACGGCAAACCCCCTGTGGGGGCACCGCCCGGGGCCTTCGACGTTGACCCCGACGAGGACTTCGACGACCCCGCCGACGACATCGCCGCCACTCTGACAGCGTTCATGCCGGTCTCTTTGTTCCCGCCGATCGTTGCGATCTCGGTAGATCTTTCGAGTTACCTGGCCGAGGTTCTGCAGCGCCGGGGGCATTGGGGGCTGTCGGTGCTGGGGTCGTCGCAGGCCGCCCTGGCCGGTCGTTTCTCCGCCGCCGGGCGGCCGAGCGCGCGCCTGTTGCTGGCGTCGGAGGAGCACCACCGGGGCGCGCTCACCGGAGCGCTGCTGCTGGACCGGGCCGGCGCCACGCTCGAGTGCGTCACCGACTCCCACCGCGAGGTCGGCGATCACCTGCTGGTGACCGCCGCGGTGGTGGGCGCCGCGATCGGAACGAAGGATCCGCTGGTCAGGTATGACCGCGCGTACCGTCAGCTCACGCGCCGTGATTGA
- a CDS encoding sigma-70 family RNA polymerase sigma factor: MTTDVVEPSTRVVEADDSAVPDRDLVGTYLHEISRTPLLNAEQEVELAKQVEAGLLAEHWLDEGTFPEYITRSELTRLVAEGRRAKDAFILANLRLVVSIARRYTRSAMPLLDLVQEGNSGLVRAVEKFDYQRGYKFSTYATWWIRQAISRAIAQQARTVRLPVHLVEEINRMRNVRRDLTRELGRDPEIPELAKSLDIEPTRVEELIRWARETVSLDTPVGEDGETSLSDLVADGDEPSPEDVVIAAIQRDGLGQMIERLDPRSARIVRARYGLEDGRQQSLTEIAGTLGLSRERVRQLENAALHQLRELAASEGVVAA, from the coding sequence ATGACGACGGACGTTGTGGAGCCGAGTACCAGGGTCGTCGAGGCGGACGACTCCGCGGTGCCGGACCGCGACCTCGTCGGCACATACCTGCACGAGATCAGCCGCACTCCGCTGCTGAACGCCGAGCAGGAGGTGGAGCTGGCGAAGCAGGTCGAGGCCGGCCTCCTCGCCGAGCACTGGCTCGACGAAGGAACCTTCCCCGAATACATCACGCGTTCTGAGCTTACCCGGCTGGTTGCGGAAGGCCGCCGGGCGAAGGACGCCTTCATTCTGGCCAACCTCCGGCTGGTGGTTTCGATCGCGCGGCGCTACACGCGCTCCGCGATGCCGCTGCTGGACCTGGTGCAGGAGGGTAACTCCGGCCTGGTCCGCGCGGTCGAGAAGTTCGACTACCAGCGTGGATACAAGTTCTCCACGTACGCGACCTGGTGGATCCGGCAGGCGATCAGCCGGGCCATCGCGCAGCAGGCCCGGACGGTGCGGCTTCCCGTCCACCTGGTGGAGGAGATCAACCGGATGCGTAACGTCCGGCGTGATCTGACCCGTGAGCTGGGCCGCGATCCCGAGATCCCGGAGCTCGCCAAGTCGTTGGACATCGAGCCGACGCGTGTCGAGGAGCTCATTCGCTGGGCCCGCGAGACCGTCTCGCTCGACACCCCGGTCGGTGAGGACGGCGAGACCTCGTTGTCCGATCTGGTCGCCGATGGTGACGAGCCGTCGCCCGAGGACGTCGTGATCGCGGCGATCCAGCGTGACGGGCTCGGTCAGATGATCGAGCGGCTCGACCCGCGGTCGGCCCGGATCGTCCGCGCCCGGTACGGGCTCGAGGACGGTCGGCAGCAGTCGCTCACCGAGATCGCCGGCACGCTCGGCCTCTCCCGCGAGCGGGTGCGCCAGCTCGAGAACGCCGCACTGCACCAGCTCCGCGAGCTCGCCGCGTCGGAAGGCGTGGTCGCAGCCTGA
- a CDS encoding DUF2630 family protein, protein MSSEKQIIGRVDELVAEEHSLRQRLSAGELTAAEEHERLKQVEEELDQCWDLLRQRRARRDAGQNPEDATARPVSEVEGYLQ, encoded by the coding sequence GTGTCGTCGGAAAAGCAGATCATCGGACGGGTCGACGAGCTCGTCGCCGAGGAGCACTCGCTGCGCCAGCGGCTGAGTGCCGGCGAGCTCACCGCCGCCGAGGAGCACGAGCGGCTCAAGCAGGTCGAAGAAGAGCTCGACCAGTGCTGGGACCTGCTGCGACAGCGCCGGGCCCGGCGTGACGCCGGCCAGAACCCGGAGGACGCGACCGCACGCCCGGTCAGCGAGGTCGAGGGATACCTGCAGTAA
- a CDS encoding glycerophosphodiester phosphodiesterase has product MRISRPGACSALALTVAATVVAGFPAAAIAQPRHGTSSTPAVIAHRGASGYRPEHTLAAYELAIEQGADYVEPDLVITKDGVLVARHENEIGGTTDVSGHPEYAGRKTTKTIDGKAVTGWFTEDFTLRELKTLRAIERLPAVRPANTAYDGTFAVPTLQEIIDLVKRQHRTVGIYPETKHPTYFRSIGKPLEEPLVKILKRTHPRKVVIQSFETGNLRRLNRMIDVPLAQLVDATGGPFGEPRTYDDLVTPAGLRTVSTYADGIGLNTARVITASGTPTTIVADAHRRGLVVHVWTVRAENQFLPASFRDGTDPNAHGDVEGWIALLLAQRVDGFFTDLPDVGRAAVDVGAAAA; this is encoded by the coding sequence ATGCGGATTTCCCGACCGGGGGCATGCTCAGCGCTCGCCCTGACCGTGGCCGCCACCGTCGTCGCCGGGTTCCCCGCCGCGGCCATCGCACAGCCGAGGCACGGCACGTCGTCGACGCCGGCGGTCATCGCGCACCGCGGTGCCAGCGGATACCGGCCGGAGCACACGCTCGCGGCGTACGAGCTCGCGATCGAACAGGGCGCGGACTACGTCGAACCGGACCTGGTGATCACCAAGGACGGCGTCCTGGTGGCCCGCCACGAGAACGAGATCGGTGGCACCACCGACGTTTCCGGACACCCCGAGTACGCCGGCCGCAAGACCACGAAGACGATCGACGGCAAGGCCGTCACCGGCTGGTTCACCGAGGACTTCACGCTGCGTGAGCTGAAGACGCTGCGCGCGATCGAGCGCCTGCCCGCCGTCCGCCCGGCCAATACCGCCTACGACGGCACGTTCGCGGTGCCGACGCTCCAGGAGATCATCGACCTGGTGAAGCGGCAGCACCGCACGGTCGGCATCTACCCCGAGACCAAGCACCCGACGTACTTCCGGTCGATCGGCAAGCCGCTCGAGGAACCGCTGGTGAAGATCCTGAAGCGGACGCACCCGCGGAAGGTGGTCATCCAGTCGTTCGAGACCGGCAACCTCCGTCGCCTCAACCGGATGATCGACGTGCCGCTGGCCCAGCTCGTCGACGCCACCGGGGGCCCGTTCGGCGAACCCCGTACCTACGACGACCTGGTGACGCCGGCCGGTCTCCGAACCGTCTCCACCTACGCCGACGGCATCGGGCTGAACACCGCCCGGGTGATCACCGCGAGCGGAACCCCCACCACGATCGTCGCCGACGCCCACCGGAGGGGCCTGGTCGTCCACGTCTGGACCGTCCGGGCCGAGAACCAGTTCCTCCCGGCCTCGTTCCGCGACGGCACCGACCCGAACGCCCACGGTGACGTCGAGGGATGGATCGCACTGCTGCTGGCTCAGCGGGTCGACGGCTTCTTCACCGACCTCCCCGACGTCGGCCGCGCCGCGGTGGACGTCGGGGCCGCCGCGGCCTGA